The Candidatus Hydrogenisulfobacillus filiaventi sequence CTGCCGGGCGTGCTCGCTGCGCCGGTTACCCGGTGTCCACGGCACGTCGGCCTCCGGTCGTCTCCCGGTGGTCGGGGGCGCCGGGTTCCCCCAGCACCCCCGGATCCGTCCTCTTGGGGCCGGCTTCGCGCTTAGATGCGGTCAGCGCTTCGCCGTGCCGGACCTAGCTTCCCAGCGCTGCCCCGGGCGGGGCAACTGGGCACACCAGCGGTCCGTCCTCCGCGGTCCTCTCGTACTAGCGGACGCCCCCCGCACGGATCCTGCGTCGACGATGGAGAGGGACCGAACTGTCTCACGACGTTCTGAACCCAGCTCACGTACCGCTTTAATGGGCGAACAGCCCAACCCTTGGGACCGACTCCAGCCCCAGGATGCGATGAGCCGACATCGAGGTGCCAAACCGTCCCGTCGATGCGGACTCTCGGGAACGATCAGCCTGTTATCCCCGGGGTAGCTTTTGTCCGATGCGCGATGGCCGTCCCACGCCGGGCCATCGGATCACTAAGCCCGCCTTTCGGCCCTGCTCGCCCCGTCGGGCTCGCAGTCAAGCACCCTTCTGCCTTTGCACGTCCCGCACGGTGTCCAACCGTGCCAAGGGTACCATGGGGCGCCTCCGTTACCTTTAGGAGGCGACCGCCCCAGTCAAACTGCCCCCTGCCACGGTCCCGCGGCGGGTCTCGCCGTCGGTGAGAGCCCCGGCCGCGCGAGGGTGGTATCCCACCGGCCGCTCCCCGCCCTGGCGGGCGGGCTTCGCCGCGTCCCACCTATCCTGTACACGCGCCGCCGACGCTCCATGGCAGGCTACAGTCAAGCTCCACGGGGTCTTTCTGTCCCGTCGTCGATCCCCGGCATCTTCACCGGGCTTGCAATTTCGCCGAGCCTCCCGTTGAGACAGTGCCCAAGTCGTTCCGCCTTTCGTGCGGGTCGGAACTTACCCGACAAGGAATTTCGCTACCTTAGGACCGTTATAGTTACGGCCGCCGTTGACTGGGGCTTCGGTTCGGCGCGCCCACGCCTCCCCTTCACCGTCCAGCACCGGGCAGGCGTCAGCCCCTATACGGCGTCTTGCGACTTCGCAGGGACCGGTGTTTGTGGTAAACAGTCGCTTGGGCCTGCTTTGTGCCCCCGGCGGCGTCCGCCGCCGGGCCCCTTCTCCCGAAGTTACGGGGGCAATTGGCCGAGTTCCTTAACGGGAGATCACTCGCACACCTCGGGCTCCTCGCCCGGCCGACCTGGGTTGGTTTGCAGTACGGACGGGACCGGGCTCCGGTCCGGGCTTTTCGCGGCCCGCGGCACCGCCCGGGTCCGATGACCAACACGGACCCGCCTGGTACCGCCGGCGTCCCCCGGCCTTCGCCGCCCGGCCCCGGGGCCGGAATCGCCACCGGCTGTCCGGTCGCCTACGCGGCACCCGCCGCCTCGGCTTAGGCCCGCCTCCCCCGCAGCGGACGATCCTGCCTGCGGAACCCTGCGGCTTTCGGTGGGCGAGATTCTCACTCGCCTTCGCTGCTACTCATACCGGCATTCGCACTCCAGCGCGGTCCACGGGCGCTTGCCGCGCCCCGCTTCGCCCCGCGCCGGACGCTCCCCTACCCCGGTCCGCCTGCGCGGACCAGCCGCCGCTTCGGGGGCCCGCTTAGCCCCGTCCATTGGCGGCGCCGGGCGCCTCCGGCCAGTGAGCTGTTACGCACTCGTTCGAGGGTGGCTGCTTCTAAGCCAACCTCCTGGCTGTCTGCGGCGCCCGACGACCTTTCCCACTCAGCGGGCGCTTGGGGCCCTTAGCGGACGGTCTGGGCGGTTGCCCTCTCGTCGATGGAGCTTATCCCCCACCGACTGACGCGTGGAGCCGGCCGGCGACTTCGCCGTTTGCGACCGGGCAGTAGGCCTCGCGACCCCCTTCCAGTCACAGTGCGCTACCCCGCCGGCAAGGATCCCCACGGCTCGCCCTCCAGCGATTTCGGGGAGAACCAGCTAGCCCCGCGTTCGCTTGGCATTTCACCCCTAGCCCCCGCTCCTCCCAGCCCTTTGCAACGAACATGGGTGCGGCCCTCCAGCGCGTCTTACCGCGCCTTCAGCCTGGCGGGGGCTAGATCACGCGGCTTCGGGTCGGCCCGGACCCACTGACGCCCCCTGCGGACTCGCTTGCGCTCCGGCTCCGCGCCCCCCGGCGCTTAACCTCGCGAGCCCGGACCACTCGCCGGTTCATTCTTCCAGAAGCACGCCATGAGCCGGCCCCGGCTCCCCGGGGCCCGCCGCTGACGGCCTGCCCGCCCACGGTTTCAGGTCTCTTGCACGCCCCTCCCGGGGGGCTTTTCACCGTTCCCTCACGGTACTCTGCGCTATCGGTGCAACGACGACGCCCGGCCTTGGAAGGTGGTCCTCCCCGCTTCCCGCGCCCGTGCCGGCGCGGTACTCGGGCCGGATCCCGGGCCCGGCGGCGGCGGCGTACGGGATTGTCACCCTCTCGGATGGCGCGTTCCAGCGCGCTTCCGTCGCCCCCGCCGGGTCCCGGAGGCCGGGGCAGGCGGCCCCCGCCGCGATCCGGCCGCACCCGGCCGGGCCGCCCCGCCTGGCGGTAGTTCCCGGCCGTTTGGGCCTGACCCCGTTTCGCTCGCCACTACTCCGGGGCTCGCTGCTTGCTTCGGCGTCCCGGGTACGTACGATGGTTCGCTTCCCCGGTTTGAGCCCGGCCGGCCCCCTGGCCGGCCGTCCGGTCCCATGACGGACCGGCGGTTCCCCGATTCGGGCACCCCGGATCGCAGCCTGCGCCGCGGCTCCCGGGGCCTTCTGTGGCGGGCCACACCCTTCGTCGCTCCCCGTTGCCCGAGGCATCCCCGTGGGCGGGATTCCTGAAGCTCCTGTCTTCTGCCGCTGAAGTTGTCAAGGGTCGTGCTGGTGGGCCGAGGTGGATTTGAACCACCGGCCTCCCGCTTATCAGGCGGGTGCGCTCACCCCTGCGCCATCGGCCCCGGGGCCCCGGCCCCTGAAACCCGCATCGCGCAAGCCCCACTCCCTAGAAAGGAGGTGATCCAGCCGCACCTTCCGATACGGCTACCTTGTTACGACTTCACCCCAATCAGGCGCCTCACCGTCGACGGCCGTCGCCCGGCCGGCTTCGGGTGCGACCCCTTTCGTGGTGTGACGGGCGGTGTGTACAAGGCCCGGGAACGGATTCACCGCGGCATGCTGATCCGCGATTACTAGCAATTCCGGCTTCATGCAGGCGGGTTGCAGCCTGCAATCCGAACTAGGCGCGCGTTTGGGGATTCGCTCCCGGTCGCCCGGTCGCCGCCCATTGCCGCGCGCATTGTAGCACGTGTGTAGCCCAGGGCATGCAGGCCATGCGGATTTGACGTCATCCCCACCTTCCTCCGGGTTGTTCCCGGCTGTCTCGGCGGAGCGCCCGACCGCCCGAAGCGATCGTAGCAACCACCGACGGCGGCTGTGCGCGTTACGGATCAGAACAAAACATCTGAAGACACGAGCTGACGACAACCATGCAGCACCGCGACCCGCCTCGCCCGGTTGCCCGGACGCCCGGCGGTTTGCCGCCGGTCAGCGGGCGGGGGAGCCCTGGTAAGGTTCTGCGCGTTGCGTCGAATTAAACCACATGCTCCACTGCTTGTGCGGGCCCCCGTCAATTCCTTTGAGTTTCAGCCTTGCGGCCGTACTCCCCAGGCGGGGTACTTAGTGCGTAAGCTCCGGCACCGCCCGGCAAACCCGCGCGACACCTAGTACCCATCGTTTACGGCGTGGACTACCGGGGTATCTAATCCCGTTCGCTCCCCACGCTGTCGCGCCTCAGCGTCAGGGCCAGGCCAGGACCCCGCCTTCGCCACGGGTGTTCTGCCCGATCTCTACGCATTTCACCGCTCCACCGGGCATTCCAGGTCCCTCTCCTGCCCTCGAGCCCGGCCGTTTCGGCCCGCTCCGCGGGTGAGCCGCGGGCTGCCCGCGCCGACGTACCCGGCCGCCTACACGCCCTTTACGCCCAGTCATTCCGGACAACGCTTGCCCCCTACGTCTTACCGCGGCTGCTGGCACGTAGTTAGCAGGGGCTTGCTCGATCGGTACCGGCCCCCCGGCGGCCCCCCGCCGGTCCTCGTCCCGATCCACAGGGCTTTACAACCCGCAGGCCGTCTTCACCCACGCGGCGTTGCTCCATCAGGCTTGCGCCCATTGTGGAAGATTCCCTACTGCTGCCTCCCGTAGGAGTCTGGGCCGTCTCTCAGTCCCAGTGTGGCCGGTCACCCTCTCAGGCCGGCTACCCATCGTCGCCTTGGGAGGCCGTGACCCCCCCAACTAGCTAATGGGCCGCGAGCCCCGCCCGGGGCGCCGTCGCCGGCTTTCCCCCCGCCGCCTGGCGCGCCGGGGGCGTATGCCGGGATTACCGGGCCTTTCGGCCCGCTATCCCCCACCCCGGGGTAGGTTGCTCACGTGTTACGCACCCGTCCGCCGCTCGACCGGCGGTTGCCCGCCGGCTCCGCCCGACTTGCATGTATGAGGCACGCCGCCAGCGTTCGTCCTGAGCCAGGATCAAACTCGCGTGTGCGGCCTCCCCGGCCTGGCGCCGGAGAGGCGACGTTGTGACTGCGCGATGCGGTTTTCAAGGACCGGTGCCCCCCGGACGGTCCCCCGCCCGGGCTGCCCTCCCGGACAGCAAGACGCAGTATAGCGCGGTTATCCGCCGTTGTAAAGGGGGGGAAATGCAAAAACCCATGCGCCCGGTCAGCCGAGGGCCCCTTTCAGCCGCCGCCACCAGCGGCGGGCCAGGAAGGGCAGCAGATACCCGGCCAACGCGGCCGGGGTGTGGGCCCGCAGGTCCTGGGCCCAGGCAGCCCGCCAGGCCCGGCGGGCCGATTCGCGGTCCCCGAGCAGCCGGAAAGCTACCCAAAAGCGCAGATGATGCCAAGCCAGCAAGGTCCGGTACCACGAAGGCGACAAACGATCGGCATGTTTGGCCAGCATCGGGAACATGGTCCGGTAGACCCGGGCGACATCCTTGCTGTAGCCGGAGGGCACATCGCGGTACATCACATAAGGCCAGGCCAGGACCCGGACCGCCCCGGTATCCGCCAAGCGGAGCCAGCAGTCCCAGTCCTCGGCCCCGTCCACCCCGGGATCGAAGCCGCCCACCGCCCGCAAGGCGCGGGTGGAGGCCAGCACGGTAGAGGTCTGGAAACGGTTCATAATCAGGAGATCCTGCTTGCGCAGCGTGCGCACCGGCACTTCCGGCGGCAGGTCGGGAAAGGCCGGCCGCCAGCGGATCCAGTCGGTGGCCACCAGCACCGCCTCCGGGCAGTCCGCAACCAGGTTGGCCTGGGCTGCCAGCTTGCGGGGATGCCAGCGGTCGTCCGCGTCCAGGAAGGCCACCCAATCCCCGCGGGCCGCCGCGATGCCTGCGTTGCGGGCCCGGGAAGGCCCGCCGTTGGCCTGTTCAATAACCACCACCCCGGGATAGCGGCTGCGTACCCAGTCGGCGGTCCCATCCGTGGACCCGTCATCCACC is a genomic window containing:
- a CDS encoding Glyco_trans_2-like domain-containing protein; protein product: MKISVVIPAYNARAVIADALESALNQELAPLEVIVVDDGSTDGTADWVRSRYPGVVVIEQANGGPSRARNAGIAAARGDWVAFLDADDRWHPRKLAAQANLVADCPEAVLVATDWIRWRPAFPDLPPEVPVRTLRKQDLLIMNRFQTSTVLASTRALRAVGGFDPGVDGAEDWDCWLRLADTGAVRVLAWPYVMYRDVPSGYSKDVARVYRTMFPMLAKHADRLSPSWYRTLLAWHHLRFWVAFRLLGDRESARRAWRAAWAQDLRAHTPAALAGYLLPFLARRWWRRLKGALG